The region CGGACAAGTACTTGTATTGACTGCAAAATACTGCTCAAAGCTAACTCAAAATAGCAACAAATGCGGGTTTTGGAGGCTTACTTGAGTGTCTAAGAGACTCAGGAGGCTGATACTCTTTGTTGTAAGCCAGAACATCACAAAATGTACTTCTCAGCACGGTAGAAAAATTGACGGGCAGAACCTACCATAGGTAACAGAAGCAAATGAGCAAACACCTAGAGTTACTCAGACGAGCAATCAGCACCTTATTGAGCAAGTGGGGTCCTTGAAGAGAAGACGGGATGACAAAAGAGCCTTATGAGTgagtgcggctaatctgcacccgggctcatctgcacccacgcttagaaaaaaattcaaaaaaaatactagaaaaattcaaaaaattccaattttttttgtggtggtagataatttgacgcgtgaggtgcgccccaaaattcaactcatttgagcatctgagcagctctcggcaaaaaagacaaaatcagggtctgtaaaaatgtatactattcacgcactgttttgacccgatttgtcttttttgccgagagctgctcagatgtccaaatgagttgaattttggggcgcacctcacgcgtcaaattatctaccaccacaaaaaaaattggaattttttgaatttttctagtattttttttgaattttttgctgagAGGGAACAGATGAGCCCGGGCACCGTTTTGAGTTTTCCCTTATGAGTGCATTCGTCCGATCTTGTGGATCTGCGATGGCATCACCATGTGTGCCGCAGCCTACGCCAGTCTCGCCTTCGCCTCAACATGCACGACGGTTGCGAGCTCAACGGTACTGCCACCTCTCCTATCTCCCGTGTGGGACCCATGTAGAGGGCATGCTGCTGGTCACGCTGATGCTGGGACGCCGTGCCGTGGCTTGGACGCTCGCACACAATGCCTGCGTTCGGGTCAGTGCCGTCACGCACGGCACCACCGGGAACAGCGTCTCTGTTGGCGGGTTCACTGTCGCGTTCTCTGATGGGGGCAGCTCCTCCCACACCGGTGACCCCAAGTCCCCAACCGTGACAGCAAGGGGAGACACGAGGCAGTGACGGAGACGAGCAGTGGACGGCTCGTCGTGGCAGAGAATGTGGGCCGTGGGGGTGGGGCGTGGAGGCGATTTTTCTCAGTGGAGAGATGGAAGTGGGGGCGAGGAGGGTGGGGGAGATGGGGCGTGCCCGCGTGGGATTTGTGGGTGTGTGGCGACGGACTGGCGGTTGTTACCCTTTTCCCGGTTTTTTTCCGTTCtttccttctttttatttttcGTGCGGTGCAAGGGGAGGGAAGGAGGAGTAACCATTACGACGGCAGACTCCCATTTAATAGTATAGATTAGGTATGCTCACATATAGCTCCTCTAGATTTGGGCTGTCTAATGCTTTTACTGATAATGatacatacagatcgttgatcctttcTATGTGCTCTCAACTCCCAAATAAGGCAATAAATGATGGACAATTCTAGCTGTAGTTTCTAGGTTCATAAAGTCCTGTAAAGAAAGACACGTCATATTTTTCGAACATCAGCTTGCGGGCGTGCACTGCACACTGCACAGCCTGCCCGCAGTCTTCCAGTTTACTATTAGTTCACGAGGATTACTATATGTGTTTAGTTAGTTGTTTTTTCTCACTTGTGTTGTGGATGGATACTGTAGGTTGAATACACAGAATATTTTTCTGGTCAAACATCTTATGCAATGGCAGAAGCTCCAAAAGAGGCTCTTCCTCACAATTGCCGGCCTGATTTTGGTGCTGTATGGTCAACAACAGCAAAATTCAAGGTGAAATACATAATGTTCTCTCCAGTGATTTTTTGAACCTTCAGTTGTTTGCATGTcttttgcgtatatcatgtttagttATCAAGAGgtcatcattttattttcttcttttcttgtaggTCAATGAATCATACAAATGCAGATACACACTGGGGAGTACCAAAGCTGACATTTATTCAGACAAGCTATTCAATTGCACTGCTGAGGATCCTTCAATAATTGAAATGCTGAAAAGGATTTTTGTACTGTGAGTATATATGCCCTCTATTTTTCTACCTGCTGCATGGGCATCGCCTTAACTTCTCATAATGTGATAACATCATGTTAATCCACATATCCTTCATCAGAAGTCGATAGCCAAAAATACGCATTGCTCTTATTTGCCCTCGTAATCTGACTAGCTCTAGTGCTTTATGCTTATCAATTGGCTTTGTTTCTTATACTTGGGTTGTATTGTTGCGTCACCACTTAATTTCAAGCTGTAAACACTAGGAACTTAAGAACCTTTGGTTGGTAAAATGGTCACTTTTTCCCCTTCACTTCTTATAATGGTCATTTATCTTAAATATATCAACATTTCCTTCTGTTTAACTTGAGACTAAAATCTGACAGGTTTTCAAAGTTCTGCAAGTCAAAAGATTTCAGTTCATGGTGGATGCTTGGATATGCAGCAGCAGGGGTCGTGGCAGGCGTGCTGAGCTCTATACTCATCACCATAGCAGTAAGAATCCTGCGAGGAGCGTTCCTTGCTGCCGCCAGGCGGGCTGTGAGCAACCAAAGCATCAGGGTGTTTGCTTACCGTTTCAAGCGGGCGTGCCTTCTTGTTGCATATATATCTTTCGTTGGCTGGATCACCTTGCAGTACAGCAAAATGGTTGGGCTGAAGGAGCTTGTGCTGGACTTCAAACTCTTGGAGAGGTTCTTGTAAATTGTAGATGGGTTTCGGCGATGTATATCAAATAAGCCGATTCCCTCGTGTGATGTAACCTAGTGTAACTTATCCTGTGCTGTGCTTCGATATGCAGCCGCCCATGAGCAGGTGGATGAATCGTGGGTAGCTACAGTCGGCATGGAGTAACTCCCATCTGTTGTAACCTGCAGTGCAACGGTGTCAAAATCATCGTAATGACAGTTCGGGGGCTTGGAAATGTGGTCTAACTTTCTGGCTCTGAATGCGAATTCACAGTTAAggttaagggcctctttgattcgcgggAATTTTTcttttgaatcaaagaggccccaGCGAGGATGGTTATGAACATTCTTTCAGACTGAATTTTTTGATGGGATCAGAGGTACGTGCTTGACGAACTATGCCTAAAGCTCTCCAGTTGAGAAAAACTCTGCCTGATAATATAGCTCTTTTACCCCGGGAGCCTTATCTGAGCTGCTTGGAATTCAGAAATTTCCTCAGGAACAACAGCACTTCCAGAACTCCCTGAAACTTTTTTTAAGAGAATGTAGCCCTTCTGGTACTTTTATACTTTAATAAAAATATGGTAGTGCATAAAAACTGTATGTTGCCATTGCATGGTCGTTTCCTGGAAGAAAAAAATGGGGCCGTATACGTTTCCTGAAAGGCGACACGGTTCGCTTTTCTTtctcctgaaagaaagaaaaggcgATCTAGCTTATGCCGCCGGCAGACTCGCTTCCGCCGCCGGTCTCCGGCTGCTCCCCTCCGCCGGAGActtcggtcgtcggtggtgaggggggtcgccggatccgcgCGTGTGGATTGTTTTTTAGTCTCTTGTAGTttaggtttttaggttgttcatcgtttTTGCTTCGGCGGCAGCGATGACGACGCTGAATAAAGTTTCTTTAGATCTCACTCCGATGAGCCGATTGGTCCTGTGGTTGGGGATGGATTGAAAaatcagtctgttcaagcaaggatggcgtggcgggggcgacatcctcgtggtggacctgtgtcctcgggcttcgTCGTTGCAACGGCGcttgctccagcgtcggcgcggggcttgggaggtagtccaggagcggatgcagattgtggtatgCATCGCGGcatctggaagatggtggatcgtgtgccgggttcgtggttcgtggatggcaggtatggttttctCCTCCGGCGTCTTAGTCGTGTGGGGGTGCAAGATCTGAAGTTCGAtggtgtgtccggggtgttgccccggtttgattcgttcaacggtaatggtTTCGCTTTTGGTGAACCACATTGAAGGTCcggaaagctgcatatcagcgatggagccgcttcaagctcgggtgtgaaggtgattcgtcattgttttctttggtggCTGCTATGGTGGTCCCAGAGGCCTGCAATTGGCGTTGGTGTCAAGTTCAAACGTTTCTTCGGCCTTGATTGTAATTTTACTTGTTGGTTGTTGTTCCTGTGTGCAAAGGTTAGCGTTTTGCCGTCTTTTTGGTTTTGTCAGGTCGTTTTGTACGTGGCTTGTACTATGAtccttatgatataaatgagaccgtattaccatgaaaaaaaaaCATGAAGAGCCATCTCCAACTGGACATGACCCTTTAGGCCTCGTCTTCCATTTTGATACGCCTACGGCCCACCCACCATGTCATACGCTCCCGTTCTCGTGCGCGTGCGTCGGTGCGTGCACGGGATCCATGGAATCTGTCGTCCCCATCATCCCGGCCACGGCGAAGAATGGTCAAGTCGCCTCCCCGGCTGACCCCCAAAGGCGAAGACCAGTAGTATTTCCCAACCCAGGTGGCACGAGCACGACCGTCCCGTGCGTGGCATCCACGCCACAAGCAGCACTCCAGGTCAAGTTCGCAGGGCGTTCGTGTCCGGATCGCACAGCGCAACCGATGGATGGCTCGCGAACTCCCCCGGAAGCCGGAAGCTGGCGACGACGTTCCCCGTCACGAGCTCCTCGGCCAGTCCGTTAGGAACTTTTGACTAGTCAACCAGACAGAGACTTGCACGGCAAGCAGTTGATCCCGTTTAGATTTTTTTTAGCAAAGATTCCGTTTAGATTAGACAACGGCTGTGCCCAGGAAGATGCCGCTCTGCCCAGGAAGCAGCgcgcgccgcccgagcccgccgcaCTACTGCATATAATTTgtgtggtagtagtactagtaggtacAACTGTCTCAGGTCAAATATGCTTACCTTTCTAAATTTCAGCAGTCTGTCTTTTTGCGGGGCAAATTAAGTAGTACTCTGTTAGCAGCCCCTCATGCAAAAAATACTAGTACTGTACTATTGTACATATATAGCAACATAAAGTAAGGATGAAACCACAAAATAATACTAACTTATTTTGAACTGAACCACACAAGAATTGGTTCATCCATGACAGTTAGCTGCTGGGCGAGTGCGCACATGTTTTTTGTTTCTTCTTCTCTATCCAGGGGGAGTGCGCACATGCTGTCTAGTGACATTCCGGGAAGCACCGAGCCGTGCCGGCCGAGGCGTTCCCGACACGCGAGACGCGACCCCCCTATAAAACCATCTCCAGCAAGACCTTCCTTGCCATCAGTCGGTTCACAAGATCAACACCAACAGAAATCACTTCCCAGCCACCAAGACTTCCCATTCGATCCGATCACCACAAAAACCTCAAGCTTTTCTACCAGATTTTTAGTCGTTCAACACCACCATGAGCTCTCGGATGGCCGGAGCCACGCTGCTGCGCCACCTGGGCCCCCGCCTCTTCGCCGCCGCCGAGCCGGCGTACGGGCTCGCCGCGAGCGCGAGGGGCATCATGCCCGCCGCCGCGAGGATCTTCCCCGCGCGGATGGCCAGCACCGAGGCCGCCGGCCCGCGTGCCAAACAAGAAGAAGCCACTGAAAAGCCCCAGGGCGCAACAACGCCGGAGCAGAACAAGAAGCCCGTGGTGAGCTACTGGGGCATCGAGCCGCGGAAGCTCGTCAAGGACGACGGCACGGAGTGGCCGTGGTTCTCCTTCAGGCCGTGGGACACgtaccggccggacacgtccatcgACGTGGCCAAGCACCACGAGCCCAGGGCGGTGGCGGACAAGGTGGCGTACCTCATCGTGCGGACGCTGCGCAAGGGCAGCGACCTCTTCTTCCAGCGCCGGCATGCGAGCCACGCCTTGCTgctggagacggtggccgcggtgcCGCCCATGGTGGGCGGCGTGCTGCTGCACCTGCGCTCGCTCCGCCGCTTCGAGCACAGCGGCGGCTGGATCCGCGCGCTCATGGAGGAGGCCGAGAACGAGCGCATGCACCTCATGACCTTCATGGAGGTGACGCAGCCGCTGTGGTGGGAGCGCGCGCTCGTGCTCGCCACTCAGGGCGTCTTCTTCAACGCCTACTTCGTCGGGTACCTCATCTCCCCAAAGTTCGCGCACCGCTTCGTCGGCTACCTCGAGGAGGAGGCCGTCCACTCCTACACCGAGTACCTCAAGGACCTCGAGGCCGGCTTGATCGAGAACACGCCCGCGCCGGCCATCGCCATCGACTACTGGCGCCTCCCCGCCGACGCCAGGCTCAAAGACGTCGTCATCGCCGTGCGCGCCGACGAGGCGCATCACCGCGACGCCAACCACTACGCATCGGACATCCATTACCAAGGAATGACGCTGAATCAGACGCCTGCGCCGCTCGGGTACCACTGATCAGTTCAATGGACCATAGGTCGATGCCTGCTCAGTCCACCGCTGTCACTTACTACCACTGTCGCCTACGTTTGTCCCGTTAAATTTGAGATGGATTTTTTGTGTCACTTTGTACCCAAAGATATCTTTGCCTAAGCCGTTAATTCCtgtaaatatgatttttttaacatcagtacagacgcaagcgctcatatatatacACGCatacaccgtaggcgcctcgtcatcgacggaaacgtctcctcccactgaaaacctatcaccggaaattctgaaataaatccaggaataatgcgagcaccaggacttcaaCCCTGGTggactggggataccactgtccctctaaccatccaacaacATGTTGGTTCGCCTGTAAATACGATTTGATTACTTCAGAAAAATATATTACCTTCATCCTAAAAAACTTGttttagatttatctagatacatatgaatctaatattaaaatgtttctagatacatccgtatttagaaaaatctaagacaaaaCTTTTTGGGACAAAGGAAGTATGTGATACTATTACTTGACAATAATGATATTTTTAACATACGTGCAATATGCATACTTTCCTCGAAAAAATACCACCCACCAAAACATCTCATCGTTAAAACTCTTAAATCATAAAATATCAATGGACTTGCATATTGACAGGTTGTTGAGAAAAATAACTTCGTATATGCTCTCCGATCTATTAGTATTTGTGATGACCATCTTTAGATGAATGATcttaaagagagagggagagagatgtgtGTGGTAGTTGGGTTTAACCTTGACAATAATCTATCTCTACGACAAAAAGAGAAAAAtcttctactccctctgtaaattaatataagagcatttatatcactaaagtagtaatctaaacgctcttatgttagtttacggagggagtattacgtaattgccattaagggtaaaaactctctccgtcccacaatataaggtcGCTTGAAAAACTTAtagtggacggagggagtagttgcctAGTTGTCTCAGTGGTGAGTTGGAGGTAAAGAGAATACATTGTCGACATTACATTACTCTTTGTTTAATCTTTTATGCAATACtcttttttacttaatactctctaTGTTTTTATTTACTTCACATATTAGATTTGTCTTGAGTCAAACTTTGTgagctttgaccaagtttatacaaaACATTATTAACATCCATAATACCAAATCAATACCATTAAAATCAGCATTCAATATATTTTCATACCATATATTTGTTATTTTCAAAGTTCAATTGTTTtcgataaacttggtcaaactttaaaaaggtttgactttggtcaaagctaatatgcggagtaaataaaaacggagggagtacttagagatgcatgctggatagtggtctcgAGCGAAGTATTAGCTGTAGATGCAGTTGGACAACAATATAGGGTTATAAGAGCATATGCAAAGAAGACTCTCAAAGCTGCGGTATAGTCCGGGTTATGGTGTCCAGACCATTTGTGTCAACTTTTTGTCATCCTAATGGGGACCCCCATCGGTCCATGAAGTGGCCCGGGCGTCCGTGTTCTGGCAAATCCGAGACAAATGTGGGAGAGCTTTGCCGAAGTCTAGATATCCACTTGACCAACCAAAAGTAACCACGTGGAcctcctctcttttctctctctccaCATGCATggtccccctctcctctctctcctcccaactAGACATCACACCAAAAATCCCACCATATGCATGGTCCCTCTCTACTCTCTCCTCCCAACCGGATTAATTTTAGCTTTGGATGATTCCCTCCGGCATCATGTTCGCGGACCACGTCTGGACATAAAAACAGACATATACCACAACCGTTTGCATGTCagctttggagatgccctaaggatgTAACGACTATATGAATTATATATTGTCGATCATAAAAACTATAATTTAATTGATAAGTAACTGCAATTTGTTCACCACACTGATGCTATGTTTTCTTtgggagatgccactagtgaagttATGGATCATGGTCTCAATTCCTCATAAGCATGACCTCGATCACTTTTGCTATTATTCTCTACAATCTGAGCTGTTTTTAATTTTTGTTTTATAAATCAATTCCAAACATATGATTCACTTATCTTTGTAAATATCAAAGCTAGTGATATTGATAACCTCACTAGACAAGTTGGGACCAAGAAGAAATTCTTATTTGTGTGCAAGTATTGATAATTGACTCGTAACTTGAGCACCCCACTAATTGATAAATTGCTTTTTcactgagggaaaattgctacttgcTATAAACCCTTACTCGTAGGGGTTCAACAATTTTCTATAAAGATAATAAGAAGCACTAAATCGAAGGCTCGACAAATCATGATAATTGATTTGAAGATAGTCAAAGAGAGAAGGGGCGATCCACTCTGGTTCCAGGTAGGGATGGCAATGTGTCCCCATACTCTTCATACCCTGGGGATTTCATATATTAGGGGGCGGGGATGGGAGAAAACCTTCCCCATGGGATATTTACTGAACTAATATGTTCCCCGTACGGTACATTTGGGATGGGGATGATATCTTATTCCCCAGACCTGATACTCATCAGGGGCCCGCTTTATAAATAAGACAagtaataccatgtatatatccatATATACACTTAGGTCAACCCTAAAATATTCAAAAACAAAATCGCAAAACCATGAACCCGTGGAAGAAAACCTTGAACCtacctcttgtcctcacctcaaccATCGTCATGACCAAGAAGTCAGTACAACCTAGATCTGCAACAACAGGACAAGGACAACCCCATGTTTTATTCAAACGTATACATGTTGATTATAGTATAACATATGGGAGTATTTTCTATTGGGATTGGGGCCCTAATGGACCCCGTTCCCCAGTGGGGCATGTGTATGGGGAAGTTTCATCCCTAGTCATGTAAACAAGGATATGGATGGGATGATGGGGAATAGATGGGGACATGGATGTTCTAGGGTTCCCCATAGGGGATTttccccattgccatccctagttccaagcaagttgtgaaactattcatCCACCACCCTTGCCATATCCTCATGATCAACATATAATGCGCCCGTCCATCTTGAGCTTGCCGACGAAATTCTTGCACTTCATGTTACTGGCATGTAGGTGAAAGAACTGTGTATTTGCACCCCCTCCTTCAGGGAGAGCAACCTGGATAGTTGGTGTGCCATGATCATCTCGAGCGATGCTAGACCTAGCAATTTCTTCTTGAGCAATTTATGTAGAGCCCTCTCATGTCCTGAAAGAGGCATGCACTCCAGAGCAAACATCTAAGCAAAAGACTTAACTCAGTGGCAATCCATATCTAGATCTTGGTTTTTTGCCTATGAATTTGGTACTTCAACTTTTCAATCGTCCAACCACAACCCTCAATTTCGCAGGCACCCTCTTAAATAGATTT is a window of Triticum dicoccoides isolate Atlit2015 ecotype Zavitan chromosome 2B, WEW_v2.0, whole genome shotgun sequence DNA encoding:
- the LOC119365494 gene encoding ubiquinol oxidase 1b, mitochondrial-like is translated as MSSRMAGATLLRHLGPRLFAAAEPAYGLAASARGIMPAAARIFPARMASTEAAGPRAKQEEATEKPQGATTPEQNKKPVVSYWGIEPRKLVKDDGTEWPWFSFRPWDTYRPDTSIDVAKHHEPRAVADKVAYLIVRTLRKGSDLFFQRRHASHALLLETVAAVPPMVGGVLLHLRSLRRFEHSGGWIRALMEEAENERMHLMTFMEVTQPLWWERALVLATQGVFFNAYFVGYLISPKFAHRFVGYLEEEAVHSYTEYLKDLEAGLIENTPAPAIAIDYWRLPADARLKDVVIAVRADEAHHRDANHYASDIHYQGMTLNQTPAPLGYH
- the LOC119365493 gene encoding uncharacterized protein LOC119365493; translation: MDPSAAEPAPPRAAPGRGADPAERRRRWCGITVRGALVMLFPIAVSFLFSFIFGIAGLLLGGLSSNASVSMPSTCRILSTGLDIRSSKVCELGLLNYKAKHVFYPSSNRRFRCHDDYYWASVFEVEYTEYFSGQTSYAMAEAPKEALPHNCRPDFGAVWSTTAKFKVNESYKCRYTLGSTKADIYSDKLFNCTAEDPSIIEMLKRIFVLFSKFCKSKDFSSWWMLGYAAAGVVAGVLSSILITIAVRILRGAFLAAARRAVSNQSIRVFAYRFKRACLLVAYISFVGWITLQYSKMVGLKELVLDFKLLERFL